Proteins from one Rosa chinensis cultivar Old Blush chromosome 7, RchiOBHm-V2, whole genome shotgun sequence genomic window:
- the LOC112176560 gene encoding FT-interacting protein 7 yields MATVRKLIVEVVDARDLPPKDGHGTVSPYVVVDYYGQRRRTQTVIKDLNPKWNELLEFNVGKASEATVFGDVLELDVYHDKNHGPTTRNNFLGRLRLTSSQFVKKGEEALIYFPLQKKSLFSFIQGDIGLKIYYLDEPPQPPPPPPEEPKPAKTVPPPPPEETKPAEATPPPPPEEAAPPPPESEKKEEEAPPVTEQPPPSESEKPAEEPPAEAAGKPPETAAAEVGESDQPPPPPPPEISGDVPVPDQHEHIEMMAASSVSKLVPEIKFVGGINGPQPMARRPSGVPSYTQLEPTESMSIDGPTSFDLVEKMHYLFVRVVKARYLPANGRPVVKISASNYHVTSTPARKTNCFEWDQTFAFGRQSPDSSSILEVSVWDPPVPDPTGMASGHNFLGGVCFDVAEIPLRDPPDSPLAPQWYRLEGGGSRINGDLMLATWMGTQADESFPDAWKTDTSGNPNARAKVYQSPKLWYLRATVLEAQDVVPITASLKEATFQVKAQLGFQSFKTEPSLTRNGTPSWNQDLIFVAAEPFTDHLVFVLENRQPKGTVTLGFAKIPLTAIERRVDDRKVASKWISLEDPKDEKRVYSGRMHVRICFDGGYHVMDEAAHVCSDYRPTARQLWKTPVGTIELGIIGCKNLIPVKTVNGKGCTDAYCVAKYGSKWVRTRTVCDSLEPKWNEQYTFRVFDPCTVLSIGVFDSNGVFETDGPREATRLDFRIGKVRVRISTLTTGKVYKHTYPLLVLSPAGLKKMGEVEIAIRFARVSPTLDLVHAYSQPLLPLMHHIKPLGVGQQDMLRRAAVKIVAAHLSRSEPPLGRETVLYMLDADSHGFSMRKVRANYFRIINVVAGVMDIVGWINDTRSWKNPMATILVHALLVLLVWFPDLIIPTLLFYVFAIGAWNYRFRSRVPLQHFDPKLSLADTVDRDELDEEIDMVPSTRSYEVVRARYDKLRTLGARVQTVLGDFATQGERVQALVTWRDPRATGIFVGLCFVVAMILYLVPSKMVAMAFGFYYLRHPIFRDRTPSPALNFLRRLPSLSDQLL; encoded by the coding sequence ATGGCTACTGTTCGGAAGCTTATAGTTGAGGTGGTTGACGCACGCGATCTTCCGCCGAAAGACGGCCACGGCACGGTGAGTCCATACGTTGTGGTAGACTACTATGGCCAGCGAAGACGGACACAAACTGTGATCAAGGACCTGAACCCTAAATGGAACGAGCTGCTCGAGTTCAACGTCGGCAAGGCCTCCGAAGCCACCGTGTTCGGGGATGTGCTGGAGCTCGACGTCTATCATGATAAAAACCACGGCCCCACCACCCGGAACAACTTCCTCGGCCGGCTCCGGCTGACTTCCTCTCAGTTTGTGAAGAAAGGCGAGGAGGCTCTTATATATTTTCCTTTGCAGAAGAAGAGCCTCTTCAGTTTTATTCAAGGCGACATTGGCCTAAAGATTTATTACCTAGATGAGCCTCCTCAacctcctccgccgccgccggAGGAACCCAAGCCTGCTAAGACAGTTCCGCCTCCACCGCCGGAGGAAACTAAACCTGCTGAAGCTACGCCGCCTCCACCGCCGGAGGAGGCCGCACCACCACCCCCGGAAtctgagaagaaagaagaagaagcgccACCGGTAACCGAGCAGCCGCCGCCGTCGGAAAGTGAGAAGCCTGCTGAAGAACCACCGGCTGAGGCGGCAGGGAAACCACCGGAAACCGCAGCTGCTGAAGTTGGAGAATCCGATcagccaccgccaccgccaccaccagAAATTTCAGGCGATGTACCAGTGCCGGATCAGCATGAACATATTGAAATGATGGCAGCTTCTTCAGTATCGAAATTAGTGCCGGAAATCAAGTTCGTCGGAGGAATCAACGGTCCACAGCCAATGGCTCGGCGGCCTTCTGGAGTCCCCAGCTACACACAGCTGGAGCCAACCGAAAGTATGTCAATCGATGGTCCGACGTCGTTTGATCTGGTGGAGAAGATGCACTACCTCTTCGTCCGAGTGGTCAAGGCCCGCTACCTCCCCGCCAACGGCAGACCCGTCGTGAAGATCTCCGCTTCCAACTACCACGTGACGTCAACTCCCGCCAGAAAAACCAACTGCTTCGAGTGGGACCAGACCTTCGCTTTCGGCCGCCAGTCGCCGGACTCCTCTTCCATCCTCGAAGTCTCAGTGTGGGATCCGCCCGTCCCCGACCCCACCGGCATGGCCTCCGGGCACAACTTTCTCGGCGGAGTTTGTTTCGATGTGGCCGAGATCCCGCTGCGGGACCCGCCGGACAGTCCCTTGGCCCCGCAATGGTACAGACTCGAGGGGGGCGGGTCCCGCATCAACGGTGATCTGATGCTCGCCACGTGGATGGGAACCCAAGCGGACGAGTCGTTTCCCGACGCGTGGAAGACCGATACCTCGGGAAACCCTAATGCACGCGCGAAGGTGTACCAGTCGCCGAAGCTCTGGTATCTCCGAGCAACCGTGCTCGAAGCGCAAGACGTTGTCCCCATAACGGCGTCGTTAAAGGAAGCCACATTCCAAGTCAAAGCCCAGCTCGGGTTCCAGTCTTTCAAGACCGAACCATCCCTCACTCGAAACGGCACGCCGTCTTGGAACCAGGACTTGATATTCGTGGCCGCCGAGCCGTTCACCGATCACTTGGTTTTCGTGCTGGAGAACCGGCAACCGAAAGGGACGGTCACATTGGGCTTTGCGAAGATACCACTCACCGCCATTGAACGGCGTGTCGACGACCGGAAAGTTGCGTCGAAATGGATCAGCTTGGAGGATCCAAAAGACGAGAAGAGGGTGTACAGCGGAAGAATGCACGTCCGGATTTGCTTCGACGGGGGATATCACGTGATGGATGAAGCGGCGCACGTGTGCAGTGACTACCGCCCCACGGCGAGGCAGCTGTGGAAGACTCCGGTTGGCACCATCGAGCTTGGTATTATTGGGTGCAAGAACTTGATACCGGTCAAGACGGTAAACGGTAAAGGATGTACAGACGCGTATTGTGTTGCTAAGTATGGGTCAAAGTGGGTACGTACGCGGACCGTATGCGATAGCTTGGAGCCCAAGTGGAACGAGCAGTACACTTTCAGGGTGTTTGATCCTTGTACAGTGTTGAGTATTGGTGTTTTTGATAGCAATGGAGTCTTCGAAACCGACGGCCCGAGGGAAGCCACGCGTCTGGACTTTCGAATTGGGAAGGTACGTGTACGTATATCGACTTTGACTACGGGTAAAGTGTACAAGCATACGTATCCGTTGTTGGTCTTGTCTCCGGCCGGATTGAAGAAAATGGGTGAGGTGGAGATTGCCATACGCTTTGCTCGTGTGAGTCCAACCTTGGATTTGGTCCACGCGTACTCGCAGCCTCTATTGCCGTTGATGCACCACATAAAGCCACTAGGAGTGGGGCAACAAGACATGCTGAGACGAGCGGCGGTTAAGATCGTGGCCGCACACTTATCACGATCGGAACCGCCGCTCGGCCGTGAGACTGTTCTCTACATGTTGGATGCGGATTCACACGGGTTTAGCATGAGGAAAGTTCGGGCCAATTATTTCCGGATCATCAATGTCGTAGCGGGGGTGATGGACATTGTTGGGTGGATAAATGACACGCGTTCGTGGAAGAATCCGATGGCTACTATTCTGGTGCACGCATTGTTGGTGCTGCTTGTGTGGTTTCCTGATTTGATAATCCCAACTTTGTTGTTCTACGTGTTCGCAATCGGAGCTTGGAACTATAGGTTCCGTTCTCGAGTCCCACTTCAACACTTTGATCCAAAGCTCTCATTGGCTGATACAGTTGACCGTGATGAACTTGACGAGGAGATCGATATGGTGCCAAGCACCAGATCATATGAGGTAGTACGGGCAAGGTACGACAAGCTACGGACGCTTGGGGCACGTGTGCAGACGGTACTGGGGGATTTTGCCACGCAAGGAGAGCGCGTGCAGGCGTTGGTGACGTGGCGTGATCCACGTGCGACGGGGATTTTTGTTGGACTGTGCTTTGTGGTAGCGATGATATTGTACTTGGTTCCGTCGAAGATGGTGGCAATGGCCTTCGGGTTCTATTATCTGCGCCATCCGATCTTTCGCGACCGAACGCCGTCGCCGGCTTTGAACTTTCTGCGGAGGCTTCCTTCACTGTCGGATCAACTCTTGTAG